From the Alkalibacter rhizosphaerae genome, one window contains:
- a CDS encoding Asp23/Gls24 family envelope stress response protein, producing MSAKIYNELGYINISENLIANIAGLSATECYGVVGMASKKSTDGIVQLLKGENLSKGVRIHQNDGKINIDLYVIIEFGVKISVVAENIIEKVRYNVENQTGLKIEKINVMVESVRV from the coding sequence ATGTCGGCAAAAATATACAACGAGTTGGGATATATCAACATCTCCGAGAATCTGATCGCGAACATTGCAGGGTTGTCTGCTACCGAGTGTTATGGAGTGGTGGGCATGGCCTCGAAAAAAAGTACCGACGGGATCGTTCAATTGCTAAAAGGCGAAAACCTGAGCAAAGGCGTCCGCATTCACCAAAACGACGGAAAAATAAACATCGACTTGTACGTCATTATCGAATTTGGTGTAAAAATTTCCGTCGTGGCGGAAAACATCATTGAAAAGGTTCGTTATAATGTGGAAAATCAAACAGGCTTGAAAATCGAAAAAATCAATGTCATGGTAGAAAGCGTCAGGGTATGA
- the rpmB gene encoding 50S ribosomal protein L28, which translates to MSNVCEVCGKGSVAGNQISHSVIHTKRVWKPNLQKVRAMVDGTPKRISVCTRCLRSNKVQRAL; encoded by the coding sequence ATGTCAAATGTATGCGAAGTTTGTGGTAAAGGTTCCGTTGCCGGAAATCAAATAAGTCACTCCGTTATTCACACAAAAAGAGTATGGAAACCAAATTTGCAGAAGGTTAGAGCCATGGTAGACGGCACTCCGAAAAGGATCTCCGTTTGTACCAGATGTCTCAGAAGCAACAAAGTTCAACGAGCCTTATAA
- a CDS encoding thiamine diphosphokinase: MKGLLIANGKMVNAEFYLDRMKAEVYDLVVCADGGANNAYKSGIMPHAIVGDMDSIHPDVREYYESTDVEFQCHPPEKDETDTEIALEYLIGAGCRSLDMFGCLGNRVDHALANVYLLVEMARKGVKARLIDETNELEVLLSSEKIQTKPGEIISLIPLSEKVEEVTLEGFAYPLVKETLNMGYSRGISNIAKGSEAVIEFSRGVLLVGRVKEE; this comes from the coding sequence ATGAAAGGTCTATTGATTGCCAATGGGAAAATGGTGAATGCGGAATTTTATCTTGATCGGATGAAAGCAGAGGTCTACGACCTGGTGGTTTGCGCCGACGGCGGGGCGAACAACGCTTACAAATCCGGAATCATGCCCCATGCCATTGTAGGCGATATGGACAGCATTCATCCGGATGTTCGGGAATACTACGAATCAACAGATGTGGAATTTCAGTGTCACCCGCCGGAAAAAGATGAAACCGACACGGAGATCGCACTGGAATATTTGATCGGAGCTGGCTGTCGGTCGTTGGACATGTTCGGATGTCTGGGCAACAGGGTAGATCATGCCCTGGCCAACGTCTATTTGCTGGTGGAGATGGCCCGAAAGGGAGTCAAGGCCAGGTTGATCGATGAAACCAACGAATTGGAAGTTCTTTTGTCATCCGAAAAGATCCAAACAAAGCCGGGAGAAATCATTTCCCTGATCCCCCTGTCTGAAAAAGTGGAGGAAGTGACCCTGGAAGGTTTTGCGTATCCCTTGGTGAAGGAAACCTTGAACATGGGTTATTCCAGAGGGATCAGCAATATTGCAAAAGGATCGGAAGCGGTTATTGAATTTTCTCGAGGGGTTTTATTGGTTGGCCGTGTGAAGGAAGAATAA
- the rsgA gene encoding ribosome small subunit-dependent GTPase A has translation MEKGRIRKGIGGFYYVETDQGILECRARGIFRNKSQKPYVGDMVSVTRNEDGSGNIEEILPRTSLLLRPPVANATQAIAVFSWIDPKLNATLLHRMLLAGEQKGLRMVVCFNKSELMKDADRRMVTDWFKNTGYPILFTSVAEETNLDLLVEELKGHISLLAGPSGVGKSSLIEKIARGGHRVEIGELSEKIGRGKHTTRHVELFRLEGDGYLADTPGFGNLALDEDMDVQELETLFPEFDDYREQCRFKGCLHINEPDCAVKDAIGGGISRERYQFYKTIHEEINNGIRR, from the coding sequence ATGGAAAAAGGTAGAATTCGAAAAGGTATCGGTGGTTTCTATTATGTAGAAACGGACCAGGGGATCCTGGAATGCCGCGCCAGGGGGATCTTTCGCAACAAGAGTCAAAAACCCTATGTGGGAGACATGGTGTCGGTGACCAGAAATGAAGACGGATCCGGGAATATCGAGGAGATCCTGCCAAGGACCAGTTTATTGTTGCGGCCGCCAGTGGCCAATGCCACCCAGGCTATCGCTGTATTTTCATGGATCGATCCAAAATTGAATGCCACGCTCTTGCACCGCATGCTCCTTGCAGGGGAACAAAAGGGACTTCGCATGGTGGTCTGTTTCAACAAATCCGAATTGATGAAGGATGCAGATCGACGAATGGTGACGGACTGGTTCAAGAACACCGGATACCCGATCCTGTTCACTTCCGTTGCGGAAGAAACCAACCTGGACCTGTTGGTGGAAGAACTGAAGGGGCACATCAGCCTGCTTGCCGGTCCTAGCGGAGTTGGCAAATCTTCCCTGATCGAGAAGATCGCCCGTGGAGGACACCGGGTGGAGATCGGAGAACTGAGTGAAAAAATCGGCAGGGGAAAACATACCACCAGGCACGTAGAGCTTTTTCGTCTGGAAGGAGATGGATATCTTGCGGATACACCAGGATTTGGAAATCTGGCATTGGATGAGGATATGGACGTCCAGGAACTGGAGACATTGTTTCCGGAATTCGATGATTATAGGGAACAATGTCGCTTCAAGGGATGCCTTCATATCAACGAACCTGATTGTGCCGTAAAAGACGCGATCGGAGGGGGAATATCCCGGGAGCGATATCAGTTCTATAAAACCATCCACGAGGAGATCAACAACGGAATTCGGAGATGA